From a single Rhinolophus ferrumequinum isolate MPI-CBG mRhiFer1 chromosome 15, mRhiFer1_v1.p, whole genome shotgun sequence genomic region:
- the LOC117034944 gene encoding zinc finger protein 14 homolog isoform X4, whose product MAHGSVTFMDVAIDFSQEEWEFLNSAQRDLYRDVMWENYSNFISLGPSISKPDVITLLDEGKEPWMVVREGTRRHYPDLESRCKTNTLSPEKDIYEIYSFQWEVMERIKSYSLQDSIFRNDWECKSKIEGQQVPQEGYFGQVKITSEKMTTYKKHNFFAEYQRVHNGEKLYECKECRKTFIRRSTLSQHLRIHTGEKPYKCKECGQAFRQRAHLIRHHKLHTGEKPYECKECGKAFTVLQELTQHQRLHTGEKPYECKECGKAFRVHQQLARHQRIHTGEKPYECKACGKTFRQCTHLTRHQRLHTAEKLYECKECGKAFVCSPDLRVHQKIHFGEKPYECKECGKAFRICQQLTVHQSIHTGEKPYECKECGKTFRLRQQLVRHQRIHTREKPYECMECWKTFSSYSQLISHQSIHIGERPYECEECGKAFRLLSQLTQHQSIHTGEKPYECKECRKPFRLLSQLTQHQSIHTGEKPYDCKECGKAFRLYSFLTQHQRIHTGEKPYKCKACKKAFRQHSHLTQHQKIHNGI is encoded by the exons ATGGCCCAT GGTTCAGTGACATTCATGGACGTGGCCATAGACTTCTCACAGGAAGAATGGGAATTCCTGAACTCAGCTCAGAGGGACCTATACAGGGATGTAATGTGGGAGAATTATAGCAACTTCATTTCACTAG gACCTTCTATTTCTAAACCAGATGTGATTACATTATTGGATGAAGGGAAGGAGCCCTGGATGGTTGTGAGGGAAGGGACAAGAAGACACTACCCTG atttggAGTCCAGATGCAAGACCAATACTTTATCACCAGAAAaggatatttatgaaatatattcgTTCCAATGGGAGGTAATGGAAAGAATTAAAAGCTATAGCCTTCAGGACTCCATTTTTAGAAATGATTGGGAATGCAAAAGCAAGATTGAGGGGCAACAGGTACCACAAGAGGGATATTTTGGGCAAGTGAAAATTACTTCTGAAAAAATGACCACTTAcaaaaagcataatttttttgCTGAATATCAGAGAGTTCATAATGGagaaaagttatatgaatgtaaggaatgtagGAAGACCTTTATTCGTCGTTCAACACTTAGTCAGCACCTGAGAATTCACACTGGTGAGAAAccttataaatgtaaagaatgtgggcAGGCTTTTAGACAGCGTGCACACCTTATTCGACATCACAAActtcatactggtgagaaaccctatgaatgtaaggaatgtgggaaggcctttacAGTGCTCCAAGAACTTACTCAACATCAGAGACTTCATACTGGTGAaaagccctatgaatgtaaggaatgtggaaaggCCTTTAGAGTACATCAGCAACTTGCTcgacatcagagaattcacactggtgagaaaccctatgaatgtaaagcATGTGGGAAGACCTTTAGGCAGTGTACACACCTTACTCGACATCAGAGACTTCATACTGCTGAGAAGctctatgaatgtaaggaatgtgggaaagccttcgtATGTAGTCCAGACCTTAGAGTACATCAGAAAATTCATTTTGGtgagaagccctatgaatgtaaggaatgtggaaaggCATTTAGAATATGCCAACAACTTACTGTCCATCAAAGtattcatactggtgagaaaccctatgaatgtaaggaatgtggaaagaCTTTTAGATTAAGACAACAACTTGTTCgccatcagagaattcatactcgtgaaaaaccctatgaatgtatGGAATGTTGGAAGACTTTTAGTAGTTACTCACAACTTATTTCACATCAAAGCATTCATATTGGTGAGAGACCTTATGAGTGTgaagaatgtgggaaggcctttaggCTGCTCTCACAACTTACTCAACATCAGAGtattcatactggtgagaaaccttatgaatgtaaggaatgtagAAAACCTTTTAGACTGCTCTCACAACTTACTCAACATCAGAGtattcatactggtgagaaaccctatgactgtaaggaatgtggaaaggCTTTTAGACTTTATTCATTTCTTACTCAAcaccagagaattcatacaggtgagaaaccttacaaatgtaaGGCATGTAAAAAGGCCTTTAGACAGCATTCACACCTTACTCAACATCAGAAAATACATAATGGAATTTAA
- the LOC117034944 gene encoding zinc finger protein 14 homolog isoform X3 codes for MAHGSVTFMDVAIDFSQEEWEFLNSAQRDLYRDVMWENYSNFISLAGPSISKPDVITLLDEGKEPWMVVREGTRRHYPDLESRCKTNTLSPEKDIYEIYSFQWEVMERIKSYSLQDSIFRNDWECKSKIEGQQVPQEGYFGQVKITSEKMTTYKKHNFFAEYQRVHNGEKLYECKECRKTFIRRSTLSQHLRIHTGEKPYKCKECGQAFRQRAHLIRHHKLHTGEKPYECKECGKAFTVLQELTQHQRLHTGEKPYECKECGKAFRVHQQLARHQRIHTGEKPYECKACGKTFRQCTHLTRHQRLHTAEKLYECKECGKAFVCSPDLRVHQKIHFGEKPYECKECGKAFRICQQLTVHQSIHTGEKPYECKECGKTFRLRQQLVRHQRIHTREKPYECMECWKTFSSYSQLISHQSIHIGERPYECEECGKAFRLLSQLTQHQSIHTGEKPYECKECRKPFRLLSQLTQHQSIHTGEKPYDCKECGKAFRLYSFLTQHQRIHTGEKPYKCKACKKAFRQHSHLTQHQKIHNGI; via the exons ATGGCCCAT GGTTCAGTGACATTCATGGACGTGGCCATAGACTTCTCACAGGAAGAATGGGAATTCCTGAACTCAGCTCAGAGGGACCTATACAGGGATGTAATGTGGGAGAATTATAGCAACTTCATTTCACTAG caggACCTTCTATTTCTAAACCAGATGTGATTACATTATTGGATGAAGGGAAGGAGCCCTGGATGGTTGTGAGGGAAGGGACAAGAAGACACTACCCTG atttggAGTCCAGATGCAAGACCAATACTTTATCACCAGAAAaggatatttatgaaatatattcgTTCCAATGGGAGGTAATGGAAAGAATTAAAAGCTATAGCCTTCAGGACTCCATTTTTAGAAATGATTGGGAATGCAAAAGCAAGATTGAGGGGCAACAGGTACCACAAGAGGGATATTTTGGGCAAGTGAAAATTACTTCTGAAAAAATGACCACTTAcaaaaagcataatttttttgCTGAATATCAGAGAGTTCATAATGGagaaaagttatatgaatgtaaggaatgtagGAAGACCTTTATTCGTCGTTCAACACTTAGTCAGCACCTGAGAATTCACACTGGTGAGAAAccttataaatgtaaagaatgtgggcAGGCTTTTAGACAGCGTGCACACCTTATTCGACATCACAAActtcatactggtgagaaaccctatgaatgtaaggaatgtgggaaggcctttacAGTGCTCCAAGAACTTACTCAACATCAGAGACTTCATACTGGTGAaaagccctatgaatgtaaggaatgtggaaaggCCTTTAGAGTACATCAGCAACTTGCTcgacatcagagaattcacactggtgagaaaccctatgaatgtaaagcATGTGGGAAGACCTTTAGGCAGTGTACACACCTTACTCGACATCAGAGACTTCATACTGCTGAGAAGctctatgaatgtaaggaatgtgggaaagccttcgtATGTAGTCCAGACCTTAGAGTACATCAGAAAATTCATTTTGGtgagaagccctatgaatgtaaggaatgtggaaaggCATTTAGAATATGCCAACAACTTACTGTCCATCAAAGtattcatactggtgagaaaccctatgaatgtaaggaatgtggaaagaCTTTTAGATTAAGACAACAACTTGTTCgccatcagagaattcatactcgtgaaaaaccctatgaatgtatGGAATGTTGGAAGACTTTTAGTAGTTACTCACAACTTATTTCACATCAAAGCATTCATATTGGTGAGAGACCTTATGAGTGTgaagaatgtgggaaggcctttaggCTGCTCTCACAACTTACTCAACATCAGAGtattcatactggtgagaaaccttatgaatgtaaggaatgtagAAAACCTTTTAGACTGCTCTCACAACTTACTCAACATCAGAGtattcatactggtgagaaaccctatgactgtaaggaatgtggaaaggCTTTTAGACTTTATTCATTTCTTACTCAAcaccagagaattcatacaggtgagaaaccttacaaatgtaaGGCATGTAAAAAGGCCTTTAGACAGCATTCACACCTTACTCAACATCAGAAAATACATAATGGAATTTAA
- the LOC117034944 gene encoding zinc finger protein 14 homolog isoform X2, with the protein MTCGVLYLWAGSVTFMDVAIDFSQEEWEFLNSAQRDLYRDVMWENYSNFISLGPSISKPDVITLLDEGKEPWMVVREGTRRHYPDLESRCKTNTLSPEKDIYEIYSFQWEVMERIKSYSLQDSIFRNDWECKSKIEGQQVPQEGYFGQVKITSEKMTTYKKHNFFAEYQRVHNGEKLYECKECRKTFIRRSTLSQHLRIHTGEKPYKCKECGQAFRQRAHLIRHHKLHTGEKPYECKECGKAFTVLQELTQHQRLHTGEKPYECKECGKAFRVHQQLARHQRIHTGEKPYECKACGKTFRQCTHLTRHQRLHTAEKLYECKECGKAFVCSPDLRVHQKIHFGEKPYECKECGKAFRICQQLTVHQSIHTGEKPYECKECGKTFRLRQQLVRHQRIHTREKPYECMECWKTFSSYSQLISHQSIHIGERPYECEECGKAFRLLSQLTQHQSIHTGEKPYECKECRKPFRLLSQLTQHQSIHTGEKPYDCKECGKAFRLYSFLTQHQRIHTGEKPYKCKACKKAFRQHSHLTQHQKIHNGI; encoded by the exons ATGACGTGTGGTGTCCTCTACCTCTGGGCT GGTTCAGTGACATTCATGGACGTGGCCATAGACTTCTCACAGGAAGAATGGGAATTCCTGAACTCAGCTCAGAGGGACCTATACAGGGATGTAATGTGGGAGAATTATAGCAACTTCATTTCACTAG gACCTTCTATTTCTAAACCAGATGTGATTACATTATTGGATGAAGGGAAGGAGCCCTGGATGGTTGTGAGGGAAGGGACAAGAAGACACTACCCTG atttggAGTCCAGATGCAAGACCAATACTTTATCACCAGAAAaggatatttatgaaatatattcgTTCCAATGGGAGGTAATGGAAAGAATTAAAAGCTATAGCCTTCAGGACTCCATTTTTAGAAATGATTGGGAATGCAAAAGCAAGATTGAGGGGCAACAGGTACCACAAGAGGGATATTTTGGGCAAGTGAAAATTACTTCTGAAAAAATGACCACTTAcaaaaagcataatttttttgCTGAATATCAGAGAGTTCATAATGGagaaaagttatatgaatgtaaggaatgtagGAAGACCTTTATTCGTCGTTCAACACTTAGTCAGCACCTGAGAATTCACACTGGTGAGAAAccttataaatgtaaagaatgtgggcAGGCTTTTAGACAGCGTGCACACCTTATTCGACATCACAAActtcatactggtgagaaaccctatgaatgtaaggaatgtgggaaggcctttacAGTGCTCCAAGAACTTACTCAACATCAGAGACTTCATACTGGTGAaaagccctatgaatgtaaggaatgtggaaaggCCTTTAGAGTACATCAGCAACTTGCTcgacatcagagaattcacactggtgagaaaccctatgaatgtaaagcATGTGGGAAGACCTTTAGGCAGTGTACACACCTTACTCGACATCAGAGACTTCATACTGCTGAGAAGctctatgaatgtaaggaatgtgggaaagccttcgtATGTAGTCCAGACCTTAGAGTACATCAGAAAATTCATTTTGGtgagaagccctatgaatgtaaggaatgtggaaaggCATTTAGAATATGCCAACAACTTACTGTCCATCAAAGtattcatactggtgagaaaccctatgaatgtaaggaatgtggaaagaCTTTTAGATTAAGACAACAACTTGTTCgccatcagagaattcatactcgtgaaaaaccctatgaatgtatGGAATGTTGGAAGACTTTTAGTAGTTACTCACAACTTATTTCACATCAAAGCATTCATATTGGTGAGAGACCTTATGAGTGTgaagaatgtgggaaggcctttaggCTGCTCTCACAACTTACTCAACATCAGAGtattcatactggtgagaaaccttatgaatgtaaggaatgtagAAAACCTTTTAGACTGCTCTCACAACTTACTCAACATCAGAGtattcatactggtgagaaaccctatgactgtaaggaatgtggaaaggCTTTTAGACTTTATTCATTTCTTACTCAAcaccagagaattcatacaggtgagaaaccttacaaatgtaaGGCATGTAAAAAGGCCTTTAGACAGCATTCACACCTTACTCAACATCAGAAAATACATAATGGAATTTAA
- the LOC117034944 gene encoding zinc finger protein 14 homolog isoform X1, translated as MTCGVLYLWAGSVTFMDVAIDFSQEEWEFLNSAQRDLYRDVMWENYSNFISLAGPSISKPDVITLLDEGKEPWMVVREGTRRHYPDLESRCKTNTLSPEKDIYEIYSFQWEVMERIKSYSLQDSIFRNDWECKSKIEGQQVPQEGYFGQVKITSEKMTTYKKHNFFAEYQRVHNGEKLYECKECRKTFIRRSTLSQHLRIHTGEKPYKCKECGQAFRQRAHLIRHHKLHTGEKPYECKECGKAFTVLQELTQHQRLHTGEKPYECKECGKAFRVHQQLARHQRIHTGEKPYECKACGKTFRQCTHLTRHQRLHTAEKLYECKECGKAFVCSPDLRVHQKIHFGEKPYECKECGKAFRICQQLTVHQSIHTGEKPYECKECGKTFRLRQQLVRHQRIHTREKPYECMECWKTFSSYSQLISHQSIHIGERPYECEECGKAFRLLSQLTQHQSIHTGEKPYECKECRKPFRLLSQLTQHQSIHTGEKPYDCKECGKAFRLYSFLTQHQRIHTGEKPYKCKACKKAFRQHSHLTQHQKIHNGI; from the exons ATGACGTGTGGTGTCCTCTACCTCTGGGCT GGTTCAGTGACATTCATGGACGTGGCCATAGACTTCTCACAGGAAGAATGGGAATTCCTGAACTCAGCTCAGAGGGACCTATACAGGGATGTAATGTGGGAGAATTATAGCAACTTCATTTCACTAG caggACCTTCTATTTCTAAACCAGATGTGATTACATTATTGGATGAAGGGAAGGAGCCCTGGATGGTTGTGAGGGAAGGGACAAGAAGACACTACCCTG atttggAGTCCAGATGCAAGACCAATACTTTATCACCAGAAAaggatatttatgaaatatattcgTTCCAATGGGAGGTAATGGAAAGAATTAAAAGCTATAGCCTTCAGGACTCCATTTTTAGAAATGATTGGGAATGCAAAAGCAAGATTGAGGGGCAACAGGTACCACAAGAGGGATATTTTGGGCAAGTGAAAATTACTTCTGAAAAAATGACCACTTAcaaaaagcataatttttttgCTGAATATCAGAGAGTTCATAATGGagaaaagttatatgaatgtaaggaatgtagGAAGACCTTTATTCGTCGTTCAACACTTAGTCAGCACCTGAGAATTCACACTGGTGAGAAAccttataaatgtaaagaatgtgggcAGGCTTTTAGACAGCGTGCACACCTTATTCGACATCACAAActtcatactggtgagaaaccctatgaatgtaaggaatgtgggaaggcctttacAGTGCTCCAAGAACTTACTCAACATCAGAGACTTCATACTGGTGAaaagccctatgaatgtaaggaatgtggaaaggCCTTTAGAGTACATCAGCAACTTGCTcgacatcagagaattcacactggtgagaaaccctatgaatgtaaagcATGTGGGAAGACCTTTAGGCAGTGTACACACCTTACTCGACATCAGAGACTTCATACTGCTGAGAAGctctatgaatgtaaggaatgtgggaaagccttcgtATGTAGTCCAGACCTTAGAGTACATCAGAAAATTCATTTTGGtgagaagccctatgaatgtaaggaatgtggaaaggCATTTAGAATATGCCAACAACTTACTGTCCATCAAAGtattcatactggtgagaaaccctatgaatgtaaggaatgtggaaagaCTTTTAGATTAAGACAACAACTTGTTCgccatcagagaattcatactcgtgaaaaaccctatgaatgtatGGAATGTTGGAAGACTTTTAGTAGTTACTCACAACTTATTTCACATCAAAGCATTCATATTGGTGAGAGACCTTATGAGTGTgaagaatgtgggaaggcctttaggCTGCTCTCACAACTTACTCAACATCAGAGtattcatactggtgagaaaccttatgaatgtaaggaatgtagAAAACCTTTTAGACTGCTCTCACAACTTACTCAACATCAGAGtattcatactggtgagaaaccctatgactgtaaggaatgtggaaaggCTTTTAGACTTTATTCATTTCTTACTCAAcaccagagaattcatacaggtgagaaaccttacaaatgtaaGGCATGTAAAAAGGCCTTTAGACAGCATTCACACCTTACTCAACATCAGAAAATACATAATGGAATTTAA